In Crinalium epipsammum PCC 9333, the genomic window GTTTCCTTAATTAGCTCTCGTCCAGTAATTCAAACCTTGCTGCCTTTAACATCGCAAGGGCTAGAAACACAGGATGATGAGGTTTTTCGACTTACTAGCCGTGGCGGTAATTTTGAAGTAGCGCGGGAGAAAGTAGCTACCCCAACCCGCGCCTTCCCTACTGACATGATTTTCGAGCAAGATCCGGTGCAAATTCTAGATGCTTTGTTACCACTCTACTTGAATAATCAGTTACTACGGGCATTACAAGAATCTGCGGCTAGTGAATTGGCTGCGCGGATGACTGCAATGAACAACGCCAGCGACAACGCCAGCGACTTGATTAGCAGCTTAACTTTGTCTTATAACAAAGCAAGACAAGCTGCAATTACTCAAGAAATTCTGGAAGTCGTAGGCGGCGCTCAGGCTCTACAAGGTTAAAATTTCTATCAAGTTAAATTGAACAAAGGTGTCTGGTATTATACAGACACTTTTTTTAGCTTTATGGACACTTACGCGATCGCATTATCTATGCCCAAAATGTATACTGTTCAAATCGAACATCAAGGAAACACGCATACGCTCCAAGTTCCAGAGGATCAAATAATTATCCGTGCTGCCTCTGCTGCGGGATTAGATTTACCTAGTTCCTGCAATGCAGGTGTTTGCACTACCTGTGCTGGTCGCATTATAGAAGGAAAAGTGGATCAAGCTGAGGGTATGGGCGTTAGTCCCGAACTTCAGGAAAAAGGCTATGTGTTGCTATGTGTTGCTTATCCCCGCTCTGATTTGAAAATTGAGAGCGAAAAAGAAGACGAATTGTACGAGTTGCAGTTCGGACAGTTCCAGAAGCGATAGATCAGGGCGGGTGGTTATTTCAAGCCGAAATAAATAGTATTCTGCCAACCTCAAATTTAATGTTCACAGGGAAATTACAATGACTACTCATTTTATTAGTGCAGAAATTGATTTAGAAGAGTCCACCGAGGAGTTACAGCAAGCAATTAAAACAGAACTGGAAAAACGAGGGGAACCTTTGCGTTGGGCAGTTAGTAATGTGGATCAGGAGCGTGGAAAAGTACAACTGGAGGCAATAGTCACTGTAGCGGAAAATTCTACTAAATAGCGCGTGAATCAACGTCCTTATACTGTTGTATTAATTGTCCCGACTGGTGTGGGAGCGTCCATCGGCGGCTATGCTGGTGACGCTCTACCAGTGGCTCGTGCGATCGCGAATTGCTGCGATCGCTTGATTACTCACCCTAATGTCCTCAACGGTGCTTCTCTATATTGGAATTTACCCAATGGTTTTTATGTAGAGGGGTACGCACTCGATCAATTTGCGGCTAATTCTTGGGGTTTACGCCCTGTACGCAACAATCGAGTAGGTTTAATTCTTGACCAGGGAATTGAACCCGATTTAAGAGTACGACACTTACAAGCGGCTGAGGCGGCTAGAGCAACACTCGGCTTAAATTTGACAGACTATGTAGTTACAGATCAGCCTTTAGGGGTCGAACTACGAATAGCTGATTCTGGGGCTAGTTGGGGAACAATTCAAAATCCTGATAGTTTATTGCGGGCTGCTGATGTACTGATTAAGCAGGAAAAGGCGGATGCGATCGCAGTCGTTGCCCGTTTTCCTGATGACTGTAGTAGTGAAGTACTACACAACTACAGACATGGACAGGGAGTAGACCCCTTGGCTGGAGCCGAAGCTGTTATTAGCCACTTGGTTGTACGTACCTTTCAAATTCCTTGCGCTCATGCCCCAGCGCTTTTACCCTTACCCCTAGATCCAGATATATCTCCGCGTTCAGCCGCCGAAGAATTAGGCTATACATTTTTACCTTGTGTATTAGTCGGACTAAGCCGCGCACCTCAGTTTATTACCAACAAATCTCAGCAACCTCGCCCAGAAGATATTTGGGCAGATCAAGTTGATGCCGTAGTAATACCAGCAAGCGCTTGTGGCGGTAGCGCTATTTTGAGTTTCAGCCAGTTACCTGTAAAAATTATTGCGGTGGAAGAAAATCAGACACAAATGCAAGTTCCTCCAGAAAAGTTAGGGATTAAAGCATTACAGGTAAACTCATATTTAGAGGCACTGGGTGTTTTAGTTGCTGATCGAGCAGGCATTAATATTAACGCCCTGAGTCCAAATCTCTCGTCTTTACGTTGCTTATCTCAAACCATTGGCAAATAATCTTCCTGAAAACCCCGAAATTGAACCTCTAACTCGCACCCAAATTTTGATTGCGATGGGTGTGACTGCTGTTGTGTTGCTAGTAATCACCAAAGTTTGGTTACACTTTAGCTCTATCTCATTGCTACCTGTCCGATGGACATATCTGGAGATCCTTTTAGGGCTGGGTCTTGGTTTAGCAATAACGGGAGCAAGTGCGGTTGTCTATCGTCTATGGCCTCATTATCAACGCAGTGCAGACTTCTATTTAGATTTAGTACTCAAACCCTTAATTTTGCCTGATTTGATTTGGTTAGGGCTGCTACCTGGCTTGAGTGAGGAATTGTTATTTCGGGGGCTGATGTTACCAACGCTAGGTTTAGATACTGTTGGTGTTGTGTTGTCAAGTATTTGCTTTGGGGTTTTACATCTGAGTGGACGACACCAATGGCCTTATGTTGTTTGGGCAACAGTTGTTGGGTTGTTGTTTGGGTTTAGTGCTGTAGCTACTCATAATTTATTGGTTCCGATAGTAGCTCACATAGTGACAAATTTGATTTCTAGTTATTTCTGGAAGCTTGGACATTATAAAAAAGGCATGATTTAAGATCAGTGATTAACGTTCCTTATCTGTTTTCCTGAGAACCCCACCCCCAACCCCTGCCCTTAGTAAGGGGAGGGGAGTTTGATTTTATTTTTAATCGTATTGGCTTATTTATCCCTCTTCTGTCACTCTCCGAAAAATCTGACAATTTATAAATTCTGTCACTGTTGCCTGGAAAGCGATCACTCAATTATTTCTTAATAGCAATTCCACGAGATGACCAAATCACAAAATTTGCACTACAAATACCTCAATTAATTGATATTGCGTCTATTTAAAACTTTTTATTAATCAAAAAACTTGGAGAGTGACAGAAGAGGGATAAGTACAAAACATAGTAAAAAATACTCTAAAAAAAAAAAATAACAGAAAAAATATTTTTGATTAAATAATTAGATTCATTCTTTTTAATAAGTGCTTTAGATGACATTGGAAATATAAAAAATATTGTGGCGAGTAATGTAACGACGGTTATTAAAAATATTATTTCTGCTTATAAGAATTTAGCTATAGCGTTTCCCAGTCAGATGAGGTACAGCAATCAATATTATGGGTAGGGGCGAAGCATTTGCATATAAAAACCTTGATATTACCGATAGCTTAAAGTGCAAATGCTTCGCCCATCGAGGTGTACCTCACTAGATTAGGAAACGCTATAAACATTTTTTTAGTTACGGTTAACCAAATGTTAATTCTAATTTAAACAAGATTTAGGTTAATCAAATGTTAATTCTAATTTAAACAAGATTTTGATTAACTAAAATTAGAATGATTTTTGGTAGAGCCAAAAAATATAAATTTAAATCAAATGATTTCTTTATCAAGACGTAAATTTTTCACCCTAGCTGGTGCCAGCGCTGTCGGTGTGACTATGGTTTCTCCTCTAGAAGCTTTTTATGCAAGAGTAGCGAATGGTAAAGTTGCTCGTGGCTTTGGCTATGGCCCACTATCGGCTAAGATGCCTGAAAATGCGGATGAACTCCAGGGTCTGACGGTTGATGGAATTAACTTGTGGGAAGAGCCATTGTTGGAACTCCCGCAGGGGTTTAACTATACTGCCATCTCAATTACAGGTCAACCCATGAATGATGGCGGAACTGTGCCTGCTCTACATGATGGCATGGCTGCCTTCCCAGGCCCTAACAACACCACAATTTTGGTGCGGAATCACGAAGTTGGTGCTGGTGGTTCTAATCCCGTTCGTACATCTAAACTATATGACCAGATTGGGGGTGGTACAGTTACTCTAGTGGTCGGTTCCAATCGCCGAATAAAATCACAATATGCTTCTCTAGGCGGTACGATTCGTAACTGTGCTGGTGGTCCGACTCCCTGGGGTTCTTGGATTACCTGCGAAGAAAACGTTTCTGTTCCTCCAGCAACTAATGTCACCAAGAAGCATGGTTACAATTTTGAAGTTCCGGCAACAGCTAATATGGTTGTTGCTGACCCAGTGCCTCTAGTTGCAATGGGTCGTTTTAACCATGAAGCGATCGCAGTTGAACCGGAAACTGGTTGGGTTTATCAAACTGAAGATCGGGGTGATAGTCTTTTCTATCGCTTCACTCCTAATCAACCTGGTAACTTACGAAATGGCGGCGTACTTGAAGCTTTAAAGATAAATGATCCTAGAGCAGATAATATTAATGTCAATAATACAAAGAGTGTCAATACTGCTAAAGGATTTTTGGGTTTGAAAGGGGTACCTTTATCCGTCACTTGGGAGAAGATCGAGGATGTCGATCCGGTTGATGACACTGTGCGGAAAGAAGGGATTAGCAAAGGGGCAACCCGCTTTTCACGAGGTGAAGGTGCCTGGTATGGCAATGGCTTAACTTACTTTGTCTGTAGCAATGGTGGCGACGCTGGGTTAGGACAAGTTTTTGCTTATAAATCAAATCCCAATAATCCCAGTCAGGGGACTCTAACTTTGGTCGTGGAAGCTACCAAACCGCCTGCTGAAGACAACCCAGTTGCTAGTGATGGCAGTGACGCTGTAGCTGCTCCCGATAATATTTGTGTGGCACCGTTTGGCGATCTATTCCTTTGCGAAGACGGTAGTGGGAGTGAATATGTAGTTGGCGTTAATACAAAAGGTGAATTGTATCGCTTTGCAGCTAATGCTCTTAACACTAGCGAATTTGCTGGTGCCTGCTTTTCACCTGATGGAAAAACCATGTTCGTAAATATCCAAACTCCTGGAATCACTTTGGCAATTTGGGGTCCTTGGACTCGAAAACGGGGATAAAGTCTACACTGCAACCCATTGATTAGCCTACTTAGAGAAGGTGACAGTGGGTTGCAGATCATATTAGCAATATTTGTCTTTGATTTAGGGTTACTATCATTTCCGGTTGGTTCGTTGCTATGCGTATGATTCAAGGTAGACGTATCATTTTATTATTAATTGCCAGTTCCATCAGTGTTTTCTACTTTCAACAACCATTGCGATCGCAATCTAGCAATCAGGGAAGCTTTATTTGCTACCTAGAGACAGAGAACGGACGCATCATCAATCTAGACAAGCTGTGTGGAAATATCACCAATATCACCAATAATTCCGTTGCATCTCTATCAGCAACTGACCAGAAGTTTCTCGAAAGTTACAAATATTTTTTGAGCAAACGTTCACCCACTTTGTCCTCCGTACAAATAGCTCTCTCACAACTACAACAATTTTCTCAAGGGGTTGTGCAGCGTGCCATTAGGGTTTGTACAGAACGCAAATCGGGAATTTCACACAATCAGGTAAAGTTACCCCAAGAAGCTGTTGATGCAGACCTAATTAATCTCATGGCTTTAGAGTATTACTGCCCAGAGCTAGATGATTAGCGAGGGTGAAATTATCGCCAAATTAAAGCTGGAACTCAACTAATTATCGCTATTGATAGAACCCAATGGAAAGAAAACAATGTTTTAATAGTCAGTGCGATTTACCAAAAAAGAGCTTTTCCCCTATTCTGGGCATTGTTAGATAAAAAAGGAGCTCCCCCTAAACCAATGAGCATAAGTGGATAAAATTGATATTTCATCTGCGTTTATCTGCGGTTAATTAAAATTCTGAAACCCCAAAAAATAATTTTGGCAATAATTCTAATATTTTTGAGCCGCTAGAGCGATCGCTTGTGGCAAAATCCGATGTTCTTCCACTTGAATTCGGGCGTGCAGAGTTTCATGGGTATCATTAGGTAAGACTGGCACAGCCGCTTGCATCAAAATTGGGCCACTATCA contains:
- a CDS encoding 2Fe-2S iron-sulfur cluster-binding protein, whose amino-acid sequence is MPKMYTVQIEHQGNTHTLQVPEDQIIIRAASAAGLDLPSSCNAGVCTTCAGRIIEGKVDQAEGMGVSPELQEKGYVLLCVAYPRSDLKIESEKEDELYELQFGQFQKR
- a CDS encoding DUF3326 domain-containing protein, which translates into the protein MNQRPYTVVLIVPTGVGASIGGYAGDALPVARAIANCCDRLITHPNVLNGASLYWNLPNGFYVEGYALDQFAANSWGLRPVRNNRVGLILDQGIEPDLRVRHLQAAEAARATLGLNLTDYVVTDQPLGVELRIADSGASWGTIQNPDSLLRAADVLIKQEKADAIAVVARFPDDCSSEVLHNYRHGQGVDPLAGAEAVISHLVVRTFQIPCAHAPALLPLPLDPDISPRSAAEELGYTFLPCVLVGLSRAPQFITNKSQQPRPEDIWADQVDAVVIPASACGGSAILSFSQLPVKIIAVEENQTQMQVPPEKLGIKALQVNSYLEALGVLVADRAGININALSPNLSSLRCLSQTIGK
- a CDS encoding CPBP family intramembrane glutamic endopeptidase, whose translation is MANNLPENPEIEPLTRTQILIAMGVTAVVLLVITKVWLHFSSISLLPVRWTYLEILLGLGLGLAITGASAVVYRLWPHYQRSADFYLDLVLKPLILPDLIWLGLLPGLSEELLFRGLMLPTLGLDTVGVVLSSICFGVLHLSGRHQWPYVVWATVVGLLFGFSAVATHNLLVPIVAHIVTNLISSYFWKLGHYKKGMI
- a CDS encoding alkaline phosphatase PhoX produces the protein MSLSRRKFFTLAGASAVGVTMVSPLEAFYARVANGKVARGFGYGPLSAKMPENADELQGLTVDGINLWEEPLLELPQGFNYTAISITGQPMNDGGTVPALHDGMAAFPGPNNTTILVRNHEVGAGGSNPVRTSKLYDQIGGGTVTLVVGSNRRIKSQYASLGGTIRNCAGGPTPWGSWITCEENVSVPPATNVTKKHGYNFEVPATANMVVADPVPLVAMGRFNHEAIAVEPETGWVYQTEDRGDSLFYRFTPNQPGNLRNGGVLEALKINDPRADNINVNNTKSVNTAKGFLGLKGVPLSVTWEKIEDVDPVDDTVRKEGISKGATRFSRGEGAWYGNGLTYFVCSNGGDAGLGQVFAYKSNPNNPSQGTLTLVVEATKPPAEDNPVASDGSDAVAAPDNICVAPFGDLFLCEDGSGSEYVVGVNTKGELYRFAANALNTSEFAGACFSPDGKTMFVNIQTPGITLAIWGPWTRKRG